In the genome of Raphanus sativus cultivar WK10039 chromosome 4, ASM80110v3, whole genome shotgun sequence, one region contains:
- the LOC108851733 gene encoding cold-regulated protein 27 isoform X2: protein MVGDYRDNYSKSSDDSSSVEEETTSSMYSAGKEDTHTEWTDEKHSLYLKSMEASFVDQLYNSLGLLGSKNNKDTVGPSSRRFVNGGKPSEEQFKVLRGGFWQKMNVRQPEYRLSGRHGRSSHEFLRSPWIKHYKPSPKTLENQVVSSKGIVICSSGLREGCSHSRDRDQISVGEEEVSDQNFVNEVTKCQNGSSKKMKTVMSGSSSTDQVVPLRKNHANMIT from the exons ATGGTTGGTGACTACAGAGATAACTATAGCAAAAGCTCCGACGATTCTTCTTCTGTAGAGGAAGAGACTACTTCTTCAATG tatTCTGCGGGAAAAGAAGATACGCACACAGAATGGACCGATGAGAAGCATAGTTTGTATCTTAAATCAATGGAAGCTTCCTTCGTTGATCAGCTCTACAACTCCCTCGGTTTGCTCGGTTCCAAAAACAACAAGGATACTGTCGGACCATCATCGAGAAGGTTCGTTAACGGTGGAAAACCTTCTGAAGAACAG ttcAAGGTTCTTCGTGGTGGTTTCTGGCAGAAGATGAACGTGAGACAACCTGAGTATCGTCTCAGTGGAAGACACGGTCGTAGTTCTCACGAGTTTCTTAGGAGCCCATGGATCAAGCACTATAAGCCTTCACCAAAGACCCTTGAAAATCAAGTTGTTAGCTCAAAGGGTATAGTCATATGCAGCTCTGGTTTACGAGAAGGCTGCTCTCATTCACGTGACCGGGATCAAATCAGCGTGGGAGAAGAAG AAGTATCTGACCAGAACTTTGTCAATGAAGTAACAAAATGCCAAAACGGAAGCTCCAAGAAGATGAAGACTGTGATGAGTGGATCGTCTAGTACTGATCAG GTTGTTCCACTCAGAAAAAATCATGCAAACATGATCACTTAA
- the LOC108851733 gene encoding cold-regulated protein 27 isoform X3, which yields MVGDYRDNYSKSSDDSSSVEEETTSSMYSAGKEDTHTEWTDEKHSLYLKSMEASFVDQLYNSLGLLGSKNNKDTVGPSSRRFVNGGKPSEEQKMNVRQPEYRLSGRHGRSSHEFLRSPWIKHYKPSPKTLENQVVSSKGIVICSSGLREGCSHSRDRDQISVGEEAEVSDQNFVNEVTKCQNGSSKKMKTVMSGSSSTDQVVPLRKNHANMIT from the exons ATGGTTGGTGACTACAGAGATAACTATAGCAAAAGCTCCGACGATTCTTCTTCTGTAGAGGAAGAGACTACTTCTTCAATG tatTCTGCGGGAAAAGAAGATACGCACACAGAATGGACCGATGAGAAGCATAGTTTGTATCTTAAATCAATGGAAGCTTCCTTCGTTGATCAGCTCTACAACTCCCTCGGTTTGCTCGGTTCCAAAAACAACAAGGATACTGTCGGACCATCATCGAGAAGGTTCGTTAACGGTGGAAAACCTTCTGAAGAACAG AAGATGAACGTGAGACAACCTGAGTATCGTCTCAGTGGAAGACACGGTCGTAGTTCTCACGAGTTTCTTAGGAGCCCATGGATCAAGCACTATAAGCCTTCACCAAAGACCCTTGAAAATCAAGTTGTTAGCTCAAAGGGTATAGTCATATGCAGCTCTGGTTTACGAGAAGGCTGCTCTCATTCACGTGACCGGGATCAAATCAGCGTGGGAGAAGAAG CAGAAGTATCTGACCAGAACTTTGTCAATGAAGTAACAAAATGCCAAAACGGAAGCTCCAAGAAGATGAAGACTGTGATGAGTGGATCGTCTAGTACTGATCAG GTTGTTCCACTCAGAAAAAATCATGCAAACATGATCACTTAA
- the LOC108851733 gene encoding cold-regulated protein 27 isoform X1: protein MVGDYRDNYSKSSDDSSSVEEETTSSMYSAGKEDTHTEWTDEKHSLYLKSMEASFVDQLYNSLGLLGSKNNKDTVGPSSRRFVNGGKPSEEQFKVLRGGFWQKMNVRQPEYRLSGRHGRSSHEFLRSPWIKHYKPSPKTLENQVVSSKGIVICSSGLREGCSHSRDRDQISVGEEAEVSDQNFVNEVTKCQNGSSKKMKTVMSGSSSTDQVVPLRKNHANMIT, encoded by the exons ATGGTTGGTGACTACAGAGATAACTATAGCAAAAGCTCCGACGATTCTTCTTCTGTAGAGGAAGAGACTACTTCTTCAATG tatTCTGCGGGAAAAGAAGATACGCACACAGAATGGACCGATGAGAAGCATAGTTTGTATCTTAAATCAATGGAAGCTTCCTTCGTTGATCAGCTCTACAACTCCCTCGGTTTGCTCGGTTCCAAAAACAACAAGGATACTGTCGGACCATCATCGAGAAGGTTCGTTAACGGTGGAAAACCTTCTGAAGAACAG ttcAAGGTTCTTCGTGGTGGTTTCTGGCAGAAGATGAACGTGAGACAACCTGAGTATCGTCTCAGTGGAAGACACGGTCGTAGTTCTCACGAGTTTCTTAGGAGCCCATGGATCAAGCACTATAAGCCTTCACCAAAGACCCTTGAAAATCAAGTTGTTAGCTCAAAGGGTATAGTCATATGCAGCTCTGGTTTACGAGAAGGCTGCTCTCATTCACGTGACCGGGATCAAATCAGCGTGGGAGAAGAAG CAGAAGTATCTGACCAGAACTTTGTCAATGAAGTAACAAAATGCCAAAACGGAAGCTCCAAGAAGATGAAGACTGTGATGAGTGGATCGTCTAGTACTGATCAG GTTGTTCCACTCAGAAAAAATCATGCAAACATGATCACTTAA
- the LOC130510924 gene encoding uncharacterized protein LOC130510924 — MAEKRFEYRYATEAELEEMKQREFAGWMFTYVSAGLARGETFDDWIREMVVGPNYVVKSYPRFCTRGYAFTTEKTKRSRTTYDAGVCSASGDDVYYGHIHEILEIKYLGLLGLRCTVFYCDWHDITPDRGVRTDAFGVTSVNSRRKLQYYDPFILASQADQVSKC, encoded by the exons ATGGCAGAAAAGCGGTTCGAATATAGATACGCTACAGAGGCAGAACTAGAAGAAATGAAGCAAAGagaatttgctggatggatgtttacttat gtgtctgctggtttggccagaggtgaaacatttgacgattggatacgcgagatggtggttggaccaaactatgttgtgaagtcatatccgagattttgtactcgaggatatgcattcacaactGAAAAGACGAAACGTTCGCGTACGACCTATGATGCTGGCGTTTGTTCTGCATCGGGAGATGATGTATACTACGGACACATACATGAGATTTTGGAAATCAAGTATTTGGGCTTGCTTGGATTGCGCTGTACtgttttctattgtgattggcACGACATCACTCCAGATCGAGGTGTGAGAACAGATGCATTTGGTGTTACATCAGTTAATTCGAGACGAAAGCtgcaatattatgatcctttcattcttgcttctcaggcCGATCAGGTAAGTAAATGTTAA